A region of Peromyscus eremicus chromosome 17, PerEre_H2_v1, whole genome shotgun sequence DNA encodes the following proteins:
- the Pde4c gene encoding cAMP-specific 3',5'-cyclic phosphodiesterase 4C isoform X1, with amino-acid sequence MRRCGAALSFLLSERVQEPVDSGAVPASPLGGGVIRRHFSGTLLMPPPSSSLRSSGEAESGAHVVFTIGTRGKERNQDPTQSSFDLENGLASGRGPLDPQCGRALHPPGPHGQRRESFLYRSDSDHEPSPQAVSRSSSAASELHGEDMIVTPFAQVLASLRTVRGNVAALAHGPGSARQPLLGTPPRSSPPAHTGDSELAQQTLEELDWCLEQLETLQTRRSVGEMASNKFKRMLNRELTHLSETGRSGNQVSEFIAQTFLDQPAEVELPPLPTEDHPAPLASAPRPASLPAGAVPRFGVHTDQEGQLAKELEDTNKWGLDVFRVAELSGSRPLTAVVFSVLQERGLLKTFQIPADTLLAYLLTLEGHYHADVAYHNSVHAADVVQSAHVLLGTPALQAVFTDLEVLAAVFACAIHDVDHPGVSNQFLINTNSELALMYNDASVLENHHLAVGFKLLQAENCDFFRNLSAKQRLSLRRMVIDMVLATDMSKHMSLLADLKTMVETKRVTSLGVLLLDNYSDRIQVLQSLVHCADLSNPAKPLRLYRQWTDRIMAEFFQQGDRERELGLDISPMCDKHTASVEKSQVGFIDYIAHPLWETWADLVHPDAQELLDTLEDNREWYQSRIPCSPTHTTGPDRFQFELTLEEAEEEEDG; translated from the exons ATGAGGCGGTGCGGTGCGGCACTGTCCTTCCTGCTGAGTGAG CGAGTCCAGGAGCCGGTGGATTCTGGAGCGGTCCCTGCCAGCCCTCTAGGTGGGGGTGTGATCCGGAGACATTTCTCAGGGACCCTGCTGATGCCTCCACCGTCCAGCAGCCTCAGGTCCTCAGGGGAGGCAGAGTCTGGTGCCCATGTGGTTTTCACCATCGGAActcgagggaaagagagaaaccaGGACCCAACTCAGAGCAG ctttgacctggaaaatGGGTTGGCGAGCGGCAGGGGGCCCCTGGACCCGCAGTGCGGCCGCGCCCTCCACCCCCCGGGTCCGCACGGCCAGCGGCGCGAGTCCTTCCTGTACCGCTCGGACAGCGACCACGAGCCCTCGCCCCAGGCCGTGTCCCGGAGCTCCTCGGCGGCCAGCGAACT ACATGGAGAAGACATGATCGTCACGCCCTTCGCCCAG GTGCTGGCCAGTCTCAGGACCGTGCGCGGCAACGTGGCCGCCCTTGCCCACGGCCCGGGCAGCGCCAG GCAGCCGCTCCTGGGGACCCCTCCGCGCAGCAGCCCGCCCGCCCACACAG GGGACTCGGAGCTGGCGCAGCAGACTCTGGAGGAGCTGGACTGGTGCCTGGAGCAGCTGGAGACACTGCAGACGCGGCGCTCGGTGGGCGAGATGGCGTCCAACAAG TTCAAGCGCATGCTCAACCGCGAGCTGACCCATCTGTCGGAAACCGGCCGCTCGGGGAACCAGGTGTCCGAGTTCATCGCGCAGACCTTCCTGG ACCAGCCGGCCGAGGTGGAGCTTCCCCCGCTGCCCACGGAGGACCACCCCGCGCCCCTGGCCAGCGCGCCGCGCCCCGCCAGCCTCCCCGCCGGCGCCGTGCCCCGCTTCGGGGTCCACACAGACCAGGAGGGGCAGCTGGCCAAG GAACTTGAAGACACCAACAAGTGGGGACTGGACGTGTTCCGAGTGGCCGAGCTGAGCGGGAGCCGGCCGCTCACAGCCGTGGTGTTCAGCGTCCTCCAG GAGCGGGGCCTGCTCAAGACGTTCCAGATCCCCGCGGACACGCTGCTGGCGTACCTGCTCACGCTGGAGGGTCACTACCACGCCGACGTGGCGTACCACAACAGCGTGCATGCTGCGGATGTGGTGCAGTCTGCGCACGTGCTGCTGGGCACCCCCGCCCTGCAG GCCGTGTTCACAGATCTGGAAGTCTTGGCGGCTGTCTTTGCATGCGCTATCCACGACGTGGACCACCCGGGGGTCTCCAATCAGTTTCTCATCAACACCA ACTCGGAGCTGGCGCTGATGTACAATGACGCGTCGGTGTTGGAGAACCATCACCTCGCCGTGGGCTTCAAGCTCCTGCAGGCGGAAAACTGCGACTTCTTCCGGAACCTCAGCGCCAAGCAGAGACTGAGTCTGCGCAGGATGGTCATAGACATG GTGCTGGCCACAGACATGTCTAAACACATGAGCCTCCTGGCCGATCTCAAGACCATGGTGGAGACGAAGAGGGTGACCAGCCTCGGGGTCCTGCTCCTCGACAATTACTCTGACCGCATCCAG GTCCTACAGAGCCTGGTGCACTGCGCTGACCTCAGCAACCCCGCCAAGCCGCTGCGGCTCTACCGCCAGTGGACCGACCGCATCATGGCCGAGTTCTTCCAGCAGGGCGACCGCGAGCGGGAGCTGGGCCTGGATATCAGCCCCATGTGTGACAAGCACACGGCCTCGGTGGAGAAATCCCAG GTGGGATTCATTGACTACATCGCCCACCCACTGTGGGAAACGTGGGCCGACCTGGTGCACCCCGACGCTCAGGAGCTGCTGGATACCTTGGAAGACAACAGAGAGTGGTATCAGAGCAGAATACCCTGCAGCCCCACCCACACCACGGGCCCTGACAGGTTCCAGTTTGAGCTAAccctggaggaggcagaggaggaggaggacggatAA
- the Cist1 gene encoding uncharacterized LOC729966 homolog gives MAGSRLLPLALALLLLVRPGDSSAVLVFSEPTSAPSTSSPEPTSAPSTSSPETSPAPSTSSPETSPAPSSPTPDSSSTGTNPGSVSPEPETASLPSSGSPGSELSTMPQSTNSVLQGSPTVFSPGQDAGSLWISTSHRNPGVVIAVCLLVSVLLIGSAFTAVRRCNRDVPAFHNLDTVSMGSVSQRLPFADRLQS, from the exons ATGGCGGGTTCCCGACTGCTGCCCCTGGCGCTCGCCCTGCTGCTGCTAGTGAGACCCGGCGACTCCTCTGCCGTCCTGGTATTCTCAG AGCCAACATCTGCCCCCTCCACCTCAAGTCCAGAGCCAACATCTGCCCCCTCCACCTCAAGTCCAGAGACATCGCCTGCCCCCTCCACCTCAAGTCCAGAGACATCGCCTGCCCCCTCATCCCCCACTCCAGACTCCAGCTCCACAGGTACAAACCCAGGCTCAGTCTCCCCAGAGCCAGAAACAgcctctctccccagctctggcTCTCCAGGTTCTGAGCTGAGCACCATGCCCCAGTCCACGAACTCGGTTCTGCAAGGGTCACCCACCGTGTTCAGTCCTGGCCAGG atgCAGGCAGCCTGTGGATCTCCACATCACACAGGAACCCGGGCGTGGTGATTGCCGTGTGTCTGCTTGTGTCTGTCTTGCTCATTGGCTCTGCGTTCACTGCCGTCAGACGCTGTAATCGAGATGTGCCAGCTTTTCATAATCTGGATACAGTATCCATG GGCAGTGTGAGCCAGAGGCTGCCATTTGCAGACCGCCTACAATCCTGA
- the Pde4c gene encoding cAMP-specific 3',5'-cyclic phosphodiesterase 4C isoform X2 produces MRRCGAALSFLLSERVQEPVDSGAVPASPLGGGVIRRHFSGTLLMPPPSSSLRSSGEAESGAHVVFTIGTRGKERNQDPTQSSFDLENGLASGRGPLDPQCGRALHPPGPHGQRRESFLYRSDSDHEPSPQAVSRSSSAASELHGEDMIVTPFAQVLASLRTVRGNVAALAHGPGSARQPLLGTPPRSSPPAHTGDSELAQQTLEELDWCLEQLETLQTRRSVGEMASNKFKRMLNRELTHLSETGRSGNQVSEFIAQTFLDQPAEVELPPLPTEDHPAPLASAPRPASLPAGAVPRFGVHTDQEGQLAKELEDTNKWGLDVFRVAELSGSRPLTAVVFSVLQERGLLKTFQIPADTLLAYLLTLEGHYHADVAYHNSVHAADVVQSAHVLLGTPALQAVFTDLEVLAAVFACAIHDVDHPGVSNQFLINTNSELALMYNDASVLENHHLAVGFKLLQAENCDFFRNLSAKQRLSLRRMVIDMVLATDMSKHMSLLADLKTMVETKRVTSLGVLLLDNYSDRIQQGDRERELGLDISPMCDKHTASVEKSQVGFIDYIAHPLWETWADLVHPDAQELLDTLEDNREWYQSRIPCSPTHTTGPDRFQFELTLEEAEEEEDG; encoded by the exons ATGAGGCGGTGCGGTGCGGCACTGTCCTTCCTGCTGAGTGAG CGAGTCCAGGAGCCGGTGGATTCTGGAGCGGTCCCTGCCAGCCCTCTAGGTGGGGGTGTGATCCGGAGACATTTCTCAGGGACCCTGCTGATGCCTCCACCGTCCAGCAGCCTCAGGTCCTCAGGGGAGGCAGAGTCTGGTGCCCATGTGGTTTTCACCATCGGAActcgagggaaagagagaaaccaGGACCCAACTCAGAGCAG ctttgacctggaaaatGGGTTGGCGAGCGGCAGGGGGCCCCTGGACCCGCAGTGCGGCCGCGCCCTCCACCCCCCGGGTCCGCACGGCCAGCGGCGCGAGTCCTTCCTGTACCGCTCGGACAGCGACCACGAGCCCTCGCCCCAGGCCGTGTCCCGGAGCTCCTCGGCGGCCAGCGAACT ACATGGAGAAGACATGATCGTCACGCCCTTCGCCCAG GTGCTGGCCAGTCTCAGGACCGTGCGCGGCAACGTGGCCGCCCTTGCCCACGGCCCGGGCAGCGCCAG GCAGCCGCTCCTGGGGACCCCTCCGCGCAGCAGCCCGCCCGCCCACACAG GGGACTCGGAGCTGGCGCAGCAGACTCTGGAGGAGCTGGACTGGTGCCTGGAGCAGCTGGAGACACTGCAGACGCGGCGCTCGGTGGGCGAGATGGCGTCCAACAAG TTCAAGCGCATGCTCAACCGCGAGCTGACCCATCTGTCGGAAACCGGCCGCTCGGGGAACCAGGTGTCCGAGTTCATCGCGCAGACCTTCCTGG ACCAGCCGGCCGAGGTGGAGCTTCCCCCGCTGCCCACGGAGGACCACCCCGCGCCCCTGGCCAGCGCGCCGCGCCCCGCCAGCCTCCCCGCCGGCGCCGTGCCCCGCTTCGGGGTCCACACAGACCAGGAGGGGCAGCTGGCCAAG GAACTTGAAGACACCAACAAGTGGGGACTGGACGTGTTCCGAGTGGCCGAGCTGAGCGGGAGCCGGCCGCTCACAGCCGTGGTGTTCAGCGTCCTCCAG GAGCGGGGCCTGCTCAAGACGTTCCAGATCCCCGCGGACACGCTGCTGGCGTACCTGCTCACGCTGGAGGGTCACTACCACGCCGACGTGGCGTACCACAACAGCGTGCATGCTGCGGATGTGGTGCAGTCTGCGCACGTGCTGCTGGGCACCCCCGCCCTGCAG GCCGTGTTCACAGATCTGGAAGTCTTGGCGGCTGTCTTTGCATGCGCTATCCACGACGTGGACCACCCGGGGGTCTCCAATCAGTTTCTCATCAACACCA ACTCGGAGCTGGCGCTGATGTACAATGACGCGTCGGTGTTGGAGAACCATCACCTCGCCGTGGGCTTCAAGCTCCTGCAGGCGGAAAACTGCGACTTCTTCCGGAACCTCAGCGCCAAGCAGAGACTGAGTCTGCGCAGGATGGTCATAGACATG GTGCTGGCCACAGACATGTCTAAACACATGAGCCTCCTGGCCGATCTCAAGACCATGGTGGAGACGAAGAGGGTGACCAGCCTCGGGGTCCTGCTCCTCGACAATTACTCTGACCGCATCCAG CAGGGCGACCGCGAGCGGGAGCTGGGCCTGGATATCAGCCCCATGTGTGACAAGCACACGGCCTCGGTGGAGAAATCCCAG GTGGGATTCATTGACTACATCGCCCACCCACTGTGGGAAACGTGGGCCGACCTGGTGCACCCCGACGCTCAGGAGCTGCTGGATACCTTGGAAGACAACAGAGAGTGGTATCAGAGCAGAATACCCTGCAGCCCCACCCACACCACGGGCCCTGACAGGTTCCAGTTTGAGCTAAccctggaggaggcagaggaggaggaggacggatAA